One window of the Solanum stenotomum isolate F172 chromosome 11, ASM1918654v1, whole genome shotgun sequence genome contains the following:
- the LOC125845433 gene encoding protein ARV 2 → MVIKCGTESEKEISFRCVQCGFSVTTLYIQYSPGNIRLMKCGNCKAVADEYIECELMILVIDLILHKIKAYRHLFYNRFSRETLHNEVLLWKLSLGFLILDAYQMLAVCTTQDERSLPASFASFLGLCGKVLMGVFFGNLVFLGIILFGTRKFLNAKIGDSRCKHILLSILVSSYFKIFVIAMMVWEFPSSVVFIIKMFVLSSNALALLVITDAVMIRCIWICFAAHAMKFLVTQGLGTYQKLVLW, encoded by the exons ATGGTGATAAAATGTGGAACTGAAAGTGAAAAGGAGATCAGCTTTAGATGTGTTCAGTGTGGATTCTCAGTTACAACTCTTTACATACAGTACTCTCCTGGCAATATCCGTCTCATGAAATGC GGAAATTGCAAAGCAGTTGCTGATGAGTACATTGAATGTGAACTTATG ATATTGGTCATTGACTTGATTTTGCATAAAATTAAAGCCTACAGACACTTGTTCTACAATAGGTTCTCGAGAGAGACTTTGCATAATGAG GTCTTGTTATGGAAATTATCTTTGGGTTTCCTGATTTTAGATGCTT ACCAAATGTTGGCGGTATGCACAACTCAAGATGAGAGGAGTTTGCCTGCAAGCTTTGCCTCATTTCTGGGGCTTTGTGGAAAG GTGCTCATGGGCGTCTTCTTTGGGAATCTCGTGTTCCTTGGCATAATTCTATTTGGCACAAGGAAGTTTCTGAATGCAAAAATAGGAGATTCAAG GTGTAAGCATATATTGCTTTCGATCCTCGTTTCGAGTTACTTCAAGATTTTTGTTATTGCCATGATG gTGTGGGAATTTCCCTCTTCAGTTGTTTTCATCATTAAAATGTTTGTCTTGTCATCTAATGCACTGGCATTACTGG TAATCACAGATGCGGTCATGATTCGATGCATATGGATCTGCTTTGCTGCACATGCCATGAAATTCCTTGTTACTCAAGGTCTAGGAACATATCAAAAGCTAGTTCTTTGGTAG